A region from the Hippoglossus hippoglossus isolate fHipHip1 chromosome 16, fHipHip1.pri, whole genome shotgun sequence genome encodes:
- the trak1a gene encoding trafficking kinesin-binding protein 1 isoform X5, with the protein MALLTSAEDDLENSYQEDEDYGCLPSRGSTEQDEEEENVEQEEQYVCLPSCGSTEQEEEEEMDEEQQVLCEVLCADRVGQMTKTYSDIDAVTRLLEEKERDLELAARIGQSLLKKNKALSERNELLEEQVEHIREEVSQLRHDLSMKDELLQFYASAAEESEGESTTSTPVHPTETTVPTPTFFPLDSLQKKLKDLEEENKSLRSEANHLETETISYEEKEQQLVNDCVKELRDANLQISSLAEDLARKSEDASRQQEEITHLLSQIVDLQKKAKLYAVENEELTLHLGAAKDAQRQLTAELQELQDKYAECMEMLHEAQEELKNLRNKNLPLNTQRRFHSLGLFAMDSLAAEIEGTMRKELQMDDPDVEEQRLQPKRVFQTVKNLNIMRQQRSSLAPSPHNIPGSNRTSCLTSGRSSRVGTPNSIYGGETGSGIILDNRTSSILEGPDDGLEDSNKRPPGTPGTPGSRDLQAALRRLSLRRDNYFSEKRFLDAERERKLAYLSKEDEKGGGESSGGPGSPTESLLSMCSHPSIGSVWSGYSFTARSYLPEKLQIVKPLEGSATLHAWQQLAQPHMGALLDDRPGVVTKGFRTLAHEQGQEDRWELDQPEEDEVLCDSFLGMSEERAAPLDLPCFTSTPSSCCNKNSNYADNSQLETLHPEMCGAKEAGLVGAMPLSLSSLSPSPSPFPSSSEMNGHVVKDLQASQPATMDRMPVNFPGKCMSTTSSTYTFTTCRILHPSDQLTSVSQRSCDEEDEVELYHMVVMAGVEQTH; encoded by the exons ATGGCACTGCTCACATCTGCTGAGGACGACCTGGAGAATTCCTACCAGGAGGATGAGGATTATGGTTGTCTGCCCAGTCGTGGGAGTACAgagcaggatgaggaagaggagaatgtGGAACAGGAAGAGCAGTATGTCTGTCTTCCCAGTTGTGGAAgtacagagcaggaggaggaagaggagatggatgAAGAGCAACAAGTTCTGTGTGAAG tgttGTGTGCTGACAGAGTGGGCCAGATGACGAAGACCTACAGCGACATTGACGCTGTCACTCGACTGCTGGAAGAG AAAGAGCGTGACCTGGAGTTAGCTGCACGTATCGGACAGTCGctgctgaagaaaaacaaagccctCAGTGAGAGAAacgagctgctggaggagcaaGTAGAGCACATACGAGAGGAG GTGTCTCAGCTGCGTCACGACCTGTCCATGAAAGATGAGCTGTTACAGTTCTATGCCAGCGCTGCcgaggagagcgagggagagtcCACCACCTCCACACC tgtgcATCCCACTGAAACCACTGTTCCTACTCCAACATTTTTCCCCCTGGACTCCCTGCAGAAGAAACTCAAAGatctggaggaggaaaacaaatcgTTGCGATCTGAg GCCAATCATTTGGAGACAGAAACCATCTCCTACGAGGAGAAGGAGCAACAACTTGTCAATGACTGTGTCAAAGAACTAC GTGATGCCAACCTGCAGATTTCCTCTCTGGCCGAAGATCTGGCCAGGAAGTCTGAAGACGCCTCCAGACAGCAGGAGGAGATCACACACCTCCTCTCCCAGATAGTAGACCTCCAGAAGAAGGCCAAGCTG tatgctGTGGAGAACGAGGAGCTGACTCTGCACTTGGGAGCAGCCAAAGATGCCCAGCGACAACTCACTGCTGAG ctgcaggagtTACAAGATAAGTATGCAGAGTGTATGGAGATGCTCCACGAAGCTCAGGAGGAACTGAAGAACCTGAGGAATAAAAATCTACCGCTCAACACACAGAGGCGGTTCCACTCTCTGGGATTGTTCGCGATG gATTCTCTGGCAGCAGAAATCGAGGGCACCATGAGGAAGGAACTTCAGATGGATGATCCAGACGTAGAAGAGCAGAG ACTGCAACCGAAGCGTGTGTTCCAGACAGTGAAAAACCTCAACATAATGCGTCAGCAGCGTTCATCGCTAGCCCCCTCCCCGCACAACATCCCGGGATCCAATCGGACGTCGTGCTTGACCTCGGGCCGCTCCAGCAGGGTGGGCACACCAAACTCCATTTACGGTGGCGAGACGGGAAGTGGGATCATCCTGGACAACAGGACAAGCAGTATCCTGGAGGGTCCAGATGACGG gttggaggactcGAACAAGCGCCCCCCTGGCACCCCAGGGACCCCAGGCAGCAGGGACCTGCAGGCGGCCCTGCGGCGTCTGTCCCTCCGCCGCGACAACTACTTCTCAGAAAAACGTTTCTTAGAtgcggagagggagagaaagctgGCCTACCTGTCCAAAGAGGATGAAAAAGGAGGTGGGGAGAGTAGCGGAGGCCCAGGGTCCCCAACTGAAAGCCTGCTGTCCATGTGCTCGCATCCCTCCATTGGAAGTGTCTGGTCGGGATACTCATTCACGGCAAGATCCTACCTGCCGGAGAAGTTGCAGATCGTAAAACCGCTAGAAG GCTCCGCTACACTCCATGCATGGCAGCAGCTGGCTCAACCCCACATGGGCGCTCTGCTGGACGATCGGCCTGGTGTGGTCACGAAGGGCTTCCGCACTTTAGCACACGAGCAGGGACAGGAAGACAGGTGGGAGCTGGACCAACCAGAGGAGGACGAGGTCCTGTGTGACTCCTTTCTTGGCATGTCAGAAGAAAGGGCCGCTCCTTTGGATCTGCCATGCTTTACCTCTActccctccagctgctgcaacaAAAATAGCAACTATGCTGACAATAGCCAATTAGAAACATTGCACCCAGAAATGTGTGGGGCGAAAGAAGCGGGACTCGTTGGAGCCATGCCCCTTTCCTTATCCAGCCTCTCCCCTTCCCCCTCTCCTTTCCCCTCTTCTTCTGAGATGAACGGGCACGTGGTCAAGGACCTCCAGGCCTCACAGCCTGCCACAATGGATCGCATGCCTG TTAATTTCCCAGGGAAGTGTATGTCCACCACTAGCTCCACCTACACCTTCACCACCTGCAGGATTCTCCACCCGTCTGATCAGCTGACCTCAGTGTcccagag GTCATGTGATGAGGAAGACGAAGTGGAGTTGTATCACATGGTTGTCATGGCGGGAGTAGAGCAGACCCATTGA
- the trak1a gene encoding trafficking kinesin-binding protein 1 isoform X1, protein MALLTSAEDDLENSYQEDEDYGCLPSRGSTEQDEEEENVEQEEQYVCLPSCGSTEQEEEEEMDEEQQVLCEVLCADRVGQMTKTYSDIDAVTRLLEEKERDLELAARIGQSLLKKNKALSERNELLEEQVEHIREEVSQLRHDLSMKDELLQFYASAAEESEGESTTSTPVHPTETTVPTPTFFPLDSLQKKLKDLEEENKSLRSEANHLETETISYEEKEQQLVNDCVKELRDANLQISSLAEDLARKSEDASRQQEEITHLLSQIVDLQKKAKLYAVENEELTLHLGAAKDAQRQLTAELQELQDKYAECMEMLHEAQEELKNLRNKNLPLNTQRRFHSLGLFAMDSLAAEIEGTMRKELQMDDPDVEEQRLQPKRVFQTVKNLNIMRQQRSSLAPSPHNIPGSNRTSCLTSGRSSRVGTPNSIYGGETGSGIILDNRTSSILEGPDDGLEDSNKRPPGTPGTPGSRDLQAALRRLSLRRDNYFSEKRFLDAERERKLAYLSKEDEKGGGESSGGPGSPTESLLSMCSHPSIGSVWSGYSFTARSYLPEKLQIVKPLEGSATLHAWQQLAQPHMGALLDDRPGVVTKGFRTLAHEQGQEDRWELDQPEEDEVLCDSFLGMSEERAAPLDLPCFTSTPSSCCNKNSNYADNSQLETLHPEMCGAKEAGLVGAMPLSLSSLSPSPSPFPSSSEMNGHVVKDLQASQPATMDRMPVNFPGKCMSTTSSTYTFTTCRILHPSDQLTSVSQSPAISCYSSTRGSTPTSSSSPIPFSAPSTPSYTPCCTPRRLSLSLSLAESSTNLRDSTKTTSTSLGLVHLLLEHGISASVYNPRSWDRGLVSSGASTPDGRPPVQRCTDAPGEADVRQMRKRPETLLLQSSTPPNSPRSKSAASTTTCPVFLFSPSTDDHPFYDTFLASKPARTILREVLAEMERERGGQADDDSQTEMLNLCLVDKLKSFRTLTAAASSGNPLIAPFGSTGLGNSALGGGLPGLNAGLRRNRSYPAMVGASMAMKDPGGPPNTEILIPHTMQTPSTRHTQDLGKIQETGKKLTNHTLASKPIHIPQTLHALETVTPQTIIQRHSRPTSNDQHSDDETVT, encoded by the exons ATGGCACTGCTCACATCTGCTGAGGACGACCTGGAGAATTCCTACCAGGAGGATGAGGATTATGGTTGTCTGCCCAGTCGTGGGAGTACAgagcaggatgaggaagaggagaatgtGGAACAGGAAGAGCAGTATGTCTGTCTTCCCAGTTGTGGAAgtacagagcaggaggaggaagaggagatggatgAAGAGCAACAAGTTCTGTGTGAAG tgttGTGTGCTGACAGAGTGGGCCAGATGACGAAGACCTACAGCGACATTGACGCTGTCACTCGACTGCTGGAAGAG AAAGAGCGTGACCTGGAGTTAGCTGCACGTATCGGACAGTCGctgctgaagaaaaacaaagccctCAGTGAGAGAAacgagctgctggaggagcaaGTAGAGCACATACGAGAGGAG GTGTCTCAGCTGCGTCACGACCTGTCCATGAAAGATGAGCTGTTACAGTTCTATGCCAGCGCTGCcgaggagagcgagggagagtcCACCACCTCCACACC tgtgcATCCCACTGAAACCACTGTTCCTACTCCAACATTTTTCCCCCTGGACTCCCTGCAGAAGAAACTCAAAGatctggaggaggaaaacaaatcgTTGCGATCTGAg GCCAATCATTTGGAGACAGAAACCATCTCCTACGAGGAGAAGGAGCAACAACTTGTCAATGACTGTGTCAAAGAACTAC GTGATGCCAACCTGCAGATTTCCTCTCTGGCCGAAGATCTGGCCAGGAAGTCTGAAGACGCCTCCAGACAGCAGGAGGAGATCACACACCTCCTCTCCCAGATAGTAGACCTCCAGAAGAAGGCCAAGCTG tatgctGTGGAGAACGAGGAGCTGACTCTGCACTTGGGAGCAGCCAAAGATGCCCAGCGACAACTCACTGCTGAG ctgcaggagtTACAAGATAAGTATGCAGAGTGTATGGAGATGCTCCACGAAGCTCAGGAGGAACTGAAGAACCTGAGGAATAAAAATCTACCGCTCAACACACAGAGGCGGTTCCACTCTCTGGGATTGTTCGCGATG gATTCTCTGGCAGCAGAAATCGAGGGCACCATGAGGAAGGAACTTCAGATGGATGATCCAGACGTAGAAGAGCAGAG ACTGCAACCGAAGCGTGTGTTCCAGACAGTGAAAAACCTCAACATAATGCGTCAGCAGCGTTCATCGCTAGCCCCCTCCCCGCACAACATCCCGGGATCCAATCGGACGTCGTGCTTGACCTCGGGCCGCTCCAGCAGGGTGGGCACACCAAACTCCATTTACGGTGGCGAGACGGGAAGTGGGATCATCCTGGACAACAGGACAAGCAGTATCCTGGAGGGTCCAGATGACGG gttggaggactcGAACAAGCGCCCCCCTGGCACCCCAGGGACCCCAGGCAGCAGGGACCTGCAGGCGGCCCTGCGGCGTCTGTCCCTCCGCCGCGACAACTACTTCTCAGAAAAACGTTTCTTAGAtgcggagagggagagaaagctgGCCTACCTGTCCAAAGAGGATGAAAAAGGAGGTGGGGAGAGTAGCGGAGGCCCAGGGTCCCCAACTGAAAGCCTGCTGTCCATGTGCTCGCATCCCTCCATTGGAAGTGTCTGGTCGGGATACTCATTCACGGCAAGATCCTACCTGCCGGAGAAGTTGCAGATCGTAAAACCGCTAGAAG GCTCCGCTACACTCCATGCATGGCAGCAGCTGGCTCAACCCCACATGGGCGCTCTGCTGGACGATCGGCCTGGTGTGGTCACGAAGGGCTTCCGCACTTTAGCACACGAGCAGGGACAGGAAGACAGGTGGGAGCTGGACCAACCAGAGGAGGACGAGGTCCTGTGTGACTCCTTTCTTGGCATGTCAGAAGAAAGGGCCGCTCCTTTGGATCTGCCATGCTTTACCTCTActccctccagctgctgcaacaAAAATAGCAACTATGCTGACAATAGCCAATTAGAAACATTGCACCCAGAAATGTGTGGGGCGAAAGAAGCGGGACTCGTTGGAGCCATGCCCCTTTCCTTATCCAGCCTCTCCCCTTCCCCCTCTCCTTTCCCCTCTTCTTCTGAGATGAACGGGCACGTGGTCAAGGACCTCCAGGCCTCACAGCCTGCCACAATGGATCGCATGCCTG TTAATTTCCCAGGGAAGTGTATGTCCACCACTAGCTCCACCTACACCTTCACCACCTGCAGGATTCTCCACCCGTCTGATCAGCTGACCTCAGTGTcccagag CCCAGCTATATCTTGTTACAGCAGCACTCGTGGCAGCACCCctacttcctcctcttctcctatACCCTTCTCTGCCCCATCTACACCCTCCTACACCCCCTGCTGCACCCCACGGcgcctctccctgtctctctccttggCTGAGTCCTCCACCAACCTTAGGGACTCCACCAAGACCACCAGCACCTCTCTTGGCCTGGTGCACCTCCTGCTGGAGCATGGGATCTCTGCATCGGTGTATAACCCCCGGAGCTGGGACAGAGGATTGGTCTCCAGTGGAGCTTCGACACCCGATGGAAGACCGCCGGTGCAGCGGTGCACGGATGCACCAGGGGAGGCTGATGTCAGACAGATGAGGAAACGCCCAGAGACCCTTCTCCTCCAGTCCTCCACCCCACCCAACTCCCCTCGCTCCAAATCTGCTGCCTCCACCACCACTTGCCCGGTTTTTCTGTTCAGTCCTTCCACTGATGACCATCCATTCTATGACACCTTCCTCGCCTCTAAACCAGCTCGTACCATTCTGAGGGAAGTTCTGgcggagatggagagggagcgagggggcCAGGCAGATGACGACAGCCAAACAGAGATGCTGAACCTATGCCTTGTGGACAAACTGAAAAGTTTCCGCACCctcacagctgcagcctcaTCTGGAAATCCTCTTATAGCTCCCTTTGGCTCCACTGGCCTGGGGAACAGTGCTCTGGGTGGGGGGCTCCCAGGACTGAACGCAGGACTGAGGAGGAATCGTAGCTATCCTGCCATGGTGGGGGCCAGTATGGCTATGAAGGACCCAGGAGGTCCCCCCAACACAGAGATACTTATACCACACACAATGCAAACCCCAAGTACACGACACACACAAGACTTGGGCAAAATACAAGAAACGGGCAAAAAACTAACAAATCACACTCTGGCCTCAAAGCCCATACACATACCACAGACACTACATGCACTGGAGACAGTCACACCACAGACAATaatacagagacacagcagGCCGACAAGCAATGACCAACACAGTGATGATGAAACTGTGACATAA
- the trak1a gene encoding trafficking kinesin-binding protein 1 isoform X2, which produces MNVCNSTDLPELEIISLLEEQLPVYKLRADTIFGYDQDDWLHTPLVAPDSALELTTEQIEETLKYFLLCADRVGQMTKTYSDIDAVTRLLEEKERDLELAARIGQSLLKKNKALSERNELLEEQVEHIREEVSQLRHDLSMKDELLQFYASAAEESEGESTTSTPVHPTETTVPTPTFFPLDSLQKKLKDLEEENKSLRSEANHLETETISYEEKEQQLVNDCVKELRDANLQISSLAEDLARKSEDASRQQEEITHLLSQIVDLQKKAKLYAVENEELTLHLGAAKDAQRQLTAELQELQDKYAECMEMLHEAQEELKNLRNKNLPLNTQRRFHSLGLFAMDSLAAEIEGTMRKELQMDDPDVEEQRLQPKRVFQTVKNLNIMRQQRSSLAPSPHNIPGSNRTSCLTSGRSSRVGTPNSIYGGETGSGIILDNRTSSILEGPDDGLEDSNKRPPGTPGTPGSRDLQAALRRLSLRRDNYFSEKRFLDAERERKLAYLSKEDEKGGGESSGGPGSPTESLLSMCSHPSIGSVWSGYSFTARSYLPEKLQIVKPLEGSATLHAWQQLAQPHMGALLDDRPGVVTKGFRTLAHEQGQEDRWELDQPEEDEVLCDSFLGMSEERAAPLDLPCFTSTPSSCCNKNSNYADNSQLETLHPEMCGAKEAGLVGAMPLSLSSLSPSPSPFPSSSEMNGHVVKDLQASQPATMDRMPVNFPGKCMSTTSSTYTFTTCRILHPSDQLTSVSQSPAISCYSSTRGSTPTSSSSPIPFSAPSTPSYTPCCTPRRLSLSLSLAESSTNLRDSTKTTSTSLGLVHLLLEHGISASVYNPRSWDRGLVSSGASTPDGRPPVQRCTDAPGEADVRQMRKRPETLLLQSSTPPNSPRSKSAASTTTCPVFLFSPSTDDHPFYDTFLASKPARTILREVLAEMERERGGQADDDSQTEMLNLCLVDKLKSFRTLTAAASSGNPLIAPFGSTGLGNSALGGGLPGLNAGLRRNRSYPAMVGASMAMKDPGGPPNTEILIPHTMQTPSTRHTQDLGKIQETGKKLTNHTLASKPIHIPQTLHALETVTPQTIIQRHSRPTSNDQHSDDETVT; this is translated from the exons tgttGTGTGCTGACAGAGTGGGCCAGATGACGAAGACCTACAGCGACATTGACGCTGTCACTCGACTGCTGGAAGAG AAAGAGCGTGACCTGGAGTTAGCTGCACGTATCGGACAGTCGctgctgaagaaaaacaaagccctCAGTGAGAGAAacgagctgctggaggagcaaGTAGAGCACATACGAGAGGAG GTGTCTCAGCTGCGTCACGACCTGTCCATGAAAGATGAGCTGTTACAGTTCTATGCCAGCGCTGCcgaggagagcgagggagagtcCACCACCTCCACACC tgtgcATCCCACTGAAACCACTGTTCCTACTCCAACATTTTTCCCCCTGGACTCCCTGCAGAAGAAACTCAAAGatctggaggaggaaaacaaatcgTTGCGATCTGAg GCCAATCATTTGGAGACAGAAACCATCTCCTACGAGGAGAAGGAGCAACAACTTGTCAATGACTGTGTCAAAGAACTAC GTGATGCCAACCTGCAGATTTCCTCTCTGGCCGAAGATCTGGCCAGGAAGTCTGAAGACGCCTCCAGACAGCAGGAGGAGATCACACACCTCCTCTCCCAGATAGTAGACCTCCAGAAGAAGGCCAAGCTG tatgctGTGGAGAACGAGGAGCTGACTCTGCACTTGGGAGCAGCCAAAGATGCCCAGCGACAACTCACTGCTGAG ctgcaggagtTACAAGATAAGTATGCAGAGTGTATGGAGATGCTCCACGAAGCTCAGGAGGAACTGAAGAACCTGAGGAATAAAAATCTACCGCTCAACACACAGAGGCGGTTCCACTCTCTGGGATTGTTCGCGATG gATTCTCTGGCAGCAGAAATCGAGGGCACCATGAGGAAGGAACTTCAGATGGATGATCCAGACGTAGAAGAGCAGAG ACTGCAACCGAAGCGTGTGTTCCAGACAGTGAAAAACCTCAACATAATGCGTCAGCAGCGTTCATCGCTAGCCCCCTCCCCGCACAACATCCCGGGATCCAATCGGACGTCGTGCTTGACCTCGGGCCGCTCCAGCAGGGTGGGCACACCAAACTCCATTTACGGTGGCGAGACGGGAAGTGGGATCATCCTGGACAACAGGACAAGCAGTATCCTGGAGGGTCCAGATGACGG gttggaggactcGAACAAGCGCCCCCCTGGCACCCCAGGGACCCCAGGCAGCAGGGACCTGCAGGCGGCCCTGCGGCGTCTGTCCCTCCGCCGCGACAACTACTTCTCAGAAAAACGTTTCTTAGAtgcggagagggagagaaagctgGCCTACCTGTCCAAAGAGGATGAAAAAGGAGGTGGGGAGAGTAGCGGAGGCCCAGGGTCCCCAACTGAAAGCCTGCTGTCCATGTGCTCGCATCCCTCCATTGGAAGTGTCTGGTCGGGATACTCATTCACGGCAAGATCCTACCTGCCGGAGAAGTTGCAGATCGTAAAACCGCTAGAAG GCTCCGCTACACTCCATGCATGGCAGCAGCTGGCTCAACCCCACATGGGCGCTCTGCTGGACGATCGGCCTGGTGTGGTCACGAAGGGCTTCCGCACTTTAGCACACGAGCAGGGACAGGAAGACAGGTGGGAGCTGGACCAACCAGAGGAGGACGAGGTCCTGTGTGACTCCTTTCTTGGCATGTCAGAAGAAAGGGCCGCTCCTTTGGATCTGCCATGCTTTACCTCTActccctccagctgctgcaacaAAAATAGCAACTATGCTGACAATAGCCAATTAGAAACATTGCACCCAGAAATGTGTGGGGCGAAAGAAGCGGGACTCGTTGGAGCCATGCCCCTTTCCTTATCCAGCCTCTCCCCTTCCCCCTCTCCTTTCCCCTCTTCTTCTGAGATGAACGGGCACGTGGTCAAGGACCTCCAGGCCTCACAGCCTGCCACAATGGATCGCATGCCTG TTAATTTCCCAGGGAAGTGTATGTCCACCACTAGCTCCACCTACACCTTCACCACCTGCAGGATTCTCCACCCGTCTGATCAGCTGACCTCAGTGTcccagag CCCAGCTATATCTTGTTACAGCAGCACTCGTGGCAGCACCCctacttcctcctcttctcctatACCCTTCTCTGCCCCATCTACACCCTCCTACACCCCCTGCTGCACCCCACGGcgcctctccctgtctctctccttggCTGAGTCCTCCACCAACCTTAGGGACTCCACCAAGACCACCAGCACCTCTCTTGGCCTGGTGCACCTCCTGCTGGAGCATGGGATCTCTGCATCGGTGTATAACCCCCGGAGCTGGGACAGAGGATTGGTCTCCAGTGGAGCTTCGACACCCGATGGAAGACCGCCGGTGCAGCGGTGCACGGATGCACCAGGGGAGGCTGATGTCAGACAGATGAGGAAACGCCCAGAGACCCTTCTCCTCCAGTCCTCCACCCCACCCAACTCCCCTCGCTCCAAATCTGCTGCCTCCACCACCACTTGCCCGGTTTTTCTGTTCAGTCCTTCCACTGATGACCATCCATTCTATGACACCTTCCTCGCCTCTAAACCAGCTCGTACCATTCTGAGGGAAGTTCTGgcggagatggagagggagcgagggggcCAGGCAGATGACGACAGCCAAACAGAGATGCTGAACCTATGCCTTGTGGACAAACTGAAAAGTTTCCGCACCctcacagctgcagcctcaTCTGGAAATCCTCTTATAGCTCCCTTTGGCTCCACTGGCCTGGGGAACAGTGCTCTGGGTGGGGGGCTCCCAGGACTGAACGCAGGACTGAGGAGGAATCGTAGCTATCCTGCCATGGTGGGGGCCAGTATGGCTATGAAGGACCCAGGAGGTCCCCCCAACACAGAGATACTTATACCACACACAATGCAAACCCCAAGTACACGACACACACAAGACTTGGGCAAAATACAAGAAACGGGCAAAAAACTAACAAATCACACTCTGGCCTCAAAGCCCATACACATACCACAGACACTACATGCACTGGAGACAGTCACACCACAGACAATaatacagagacacagcagGCCGACAAGCAATGACCAACACAGTGATGATGAAACTGTGACATAA